From the genome of Hyperolius riggenbachi isolate aHypRig1 chromosome 9, aHypRig1.pri, whole genome shotgun sequence, one region includes:
- the LOC137533478 gene encoding olfactory receptor 5AR1-like, giving the protein MRPNSRYRQRVNAINVNQTTPESFMLLPLTEVPTLQAIYFFVFLLMYILTLSGNILLISVVGINSSLQTPMYFFLSNLSVIDICMTCAIVPKLLINILMKDRIISFLGCAMQMFFHLALGAAECFILAIMAYDRFAAICRPLHYNNIMNKLLCVSLIGGAWCMSFMNSTVHTVITFQLPYCKSLVINHFFCEIPAFFQLSCQDTFFNEIAMYISGGIIGVSSFCLTLISYVHIIIAVLKVHSSQGRRKVFSTCGSHLTVVCLYYGTLMVVYLRPHSIPSAEINKTMSIFYTTVSPMLNPIIYSMRNKEVKSTFIKKKTRF; this is encoded by the coding sequence TAAATGCAATCAATGTCAACCAAACCACGCCAGAAAGTTTTATGCTGCTCCCTCTGACTGAGGTACCAACTCTCCAGGCCATCTACTTCTTTGTGTTCTTATTGATGTACATATTAACATTGTCAGGGAACATTCTACTGATTTCTGTGGTGGGAATCAACTCATCATTACAAACTCCTATGTACTTTTTCCTGAGTAATCTCTCCGTTATTGACATCTGTATGACTTGCGCCATTGTTCCCAAACTTCTCATAAACATTCTGATGAAAGACAGAATTATCTCTTTTTTGGGATGTGCAATGCAAATGTTCTTCCACCTGGCTTTAGGAGCAGCCGAATGCTTCATATTGGCTATTATGGCTTATGACAGGTTTGCTGCCATATGTAGGCCACTGCATTACAACAACATCATGAACAAGTTATTGTGTGTTAGTTTAATTGGTGGTGCATGGTGTATGTCCTTCATGAATTCTACTGTTCATACTGTTATCACCTTCCAGCTCCCGTACTGCAAGTCCCTGGTCATCAATCACTTCTTCTGTGAAATTCCAGCTTTCTTTCAGCTGTCTTGTCAAGACACTTTTTTCAATGAGATTGCCATGTACATCTCAGGAGGGATCATTGGTGTGTCTTCCTTCTGCTTGACTCTAATCTCTTATGTTCATATTATCATCGCCGTCTTGAAAGTCCATTCCTCGCAAGGGAGGCGTAAAGTGTTCTCCACCTGTGGATCTCACCTGACTGTGGTGTGTCTCTATTATGGAACCCTCATGGTTGTATATCTGAGACCCCACTCCATTCCTTCTGCTGAAATAAACAAAACCATGTCTATATTCTACACAACAGTATCACCAATGCTGAACCCCATTATCTATAGTATGAGAAATAAGGAAGTCAAAAGCACatttataaaaaagaaaacaagGTTTTAA